The proteins below are encoded in one region of Persephonella hydrogeniphila:
- the pth gene encoding aminoacyl-tRNA hydrolase, whose product MIKAVIGLGNPGKQYEKTRHNIGFMVADAVASLLKCNRKYKEKCFSHIYECPDHDLIIAKPQTYMNNSGIAVKNIMEDYNLSPEEILVIYDDLDLPLGTIRLRKKGSSGGHRGMKSIIENIKTENFPRLKIGIGRPERKEQVVDYVLSPFSKEQQILVEKVIQSAAQCILNVLKYGIDKSMNFCNQKIV is encoded by the coding sequence ATGATAAAAGCTGTTATCGGTCTGGGAAATCCCGGAAAGCAGTATGAAAAAACCCGCCACAACATCGGTTTTATGGTTGCCGATGCTGTGGCATCTTTATTGAAATGTAACAGGAAATATAAAGAAAAATGCTTCTCCCACATATACGAATGTCCAGACCACGACCTTATCATAGCAAAACCCCAGACTTACATGAACAATAGTGGAATAGCAGTTAAGAACATCATGGAAGACTACAATCTTTCTCCAGAAGAAATCCTTGTTATATATGATGACTTAGATCTTCCTTTGGGAACTATAAGACTAAGGAAAAAAGGTTCAAGTGGTGGACACAGAGGAATGAAGTCTATCATAGAAAACATAAAAACAGAAAATTTTCCCAGATTGAAAATAGGGATAGGAAGACCTGAGAGAAAAGAACAGGTAGTTGATTATGTACTTTCTCCTTTTTCTAAAGAACAGCAGATACTTGTAGAAAAAGTTATTCAGTCAGCAGCCCAGTGTATACTAAATGTGTTAAAATATGGTATTGATAAATCTATGAATTTTTGCAACCAAAAAATAGTGTAA
- a CDS encoding ribose-phosphate diphosphokinase, producing the protein MSKHLKLISGNANIEFAQKVAEYLHTSLVDTLVTRFSDGEIRVQIKENVRGADVFVIQSLTSPVNDHIMELLLILDALKRSSTHRITAVIPYFAYARQDRKDRPRVPISAKLLADLIQKAGADRVLTVDLHSAQIQGFFDCPVDNLYALPVILEYLKKKELPNMVVVSPDAGGVERARMLANRLGASLAIIYKKRPAPNVVETLDVIGDIEGKNAIIIDDIIDTAGTIVAAANMLKEKGAKSVIAACTHPVFSGPAVDRLTNSEIEEVIVTDSIPTAGKEFDKLTVLSIADLVGEAIKRINIESSVSSLFV; encoded by the coding sequence TTGAGTAAACATTTAAAGCTTATAAGTGGAAACGCTAATATAGAGTTTGCCCAGAAAGTTGCAGAGTATCTCCATACATCTTTAGTTGACACCCTTGTAACGAGATTCTCCGATGGCGAAATCAGAGTACAGATAAAGGAAAATGTTAGAGGAGCTGATGTATTTGTAATTCAGTCCCTCACATCTCCTGTTAACGATCATATAATGGAACTACTTCTTATACTTGATGCTTTGAAAAGATCATCTACCCATAGAATAACAGCTGTTATTCCTTATTTCGCTTACGCAAGGCAGGACAGAAAAGACAGACCACGTGTTCCTATATCTGCAAAGCTTCTGGCAGACCTGATACAGAAAGCAGGTGCAGATAGAGTACTTACAGTAGACCTCCATTCAGCACAGATACAGGGATTTTTTGACTGTCCTGTTGATAATCTCTACGCTCTTCCAGTGATTTTAGAGTACCTTAAGAAAAAAGAGCTTCCTAATATGGTTGTTGTATCTCCAGATGCAGGTGGAGTTGAAAGGGCACGGATGCTCGCAAACAGGCTTGGAGCAAGTCTCGCAATTATCTACAAGAAAAGACCTGCCCCTAATGTTGTTGAAACATTAGATGTAATCGGAGATATAGAAGGAAAAAATGCAATTATCATAGATGACATTATAGACACTGCAGGAACAATCGTAGCAGCTGCCAACATGCTCAAAGAAAAAGGAGCAAAATCCGTTATTGCAGCATGTACACATCCTGTTTTCTCTGGACCGGCTGTAGACAGGCTGACGAACTCAGAGATAGAAGAAGTCATCGTAACAGACAGTATTCCTACTGCAGGAAAAGAGTTTGATAAATTAACTGTACTGTCTATAGCAGATCTTGTAGGAGAAGCAATAAAAAGAATAAACATAGAAAGCTCAGTAAGCTCACTGTTTGTTTAA
- the rpsF gene encoding 30S ribosomal protein S6, producing MRYYELVFVLKPTMTEEEMASKLESIQNLITSNGGEIYNVDKWGRRELAYPIQNFNSGYYFILNFKTENSELPGKLEYNLRLDEDVIRFLNFKTKPPKKEETAEAVAEEEGA from the coding sequence TTGCGTTACTACGAACTTGTTTTTGTTTTGAAGCCAACCATGACAGAAGAAGAAATGGCTTCAAAATTAGAATCTATTCAGAATCTTATCACCTCAAACGGTGGAGAGATTTACAATGTTGACAAATGGGGAAGAAGGGAGCTCGCTTACCCTATCCAGAACTTTAACTCCGGTTATTATTTCATACTGAACTTTAAAACAGAAAACTCAGAACTTCCCGGAAAATTAGAGTACAACCTGAGATTAGATGAAGATGTAATCAGATTTTTAAACTTCAAAACAAAACCCCCAAAGAAAGAAGAAACTGCTGAAGCTGTAGCTGAAGAAGAAGGAGCATAA
- a CDS encoding 50S ribosomal protein L25/general stress protein Ctc, giving the protein MQRIQWNAIPRTPGKKSEVKEYRKKGYIPVEIYGKGHENAHAYIYWKDLADRPSGMFLIDLKIEGEEEPKVCILKDIQYNYLGDQPIHVDLYEVTFGVELDVEVPVELVGKPKGLEVGGILEKPLHTIIVRTVPRKIPEKITVDVSNLDVGDVLHVRDITPPEGVKIMTPGDEVVAVVLEPEVEEVIEEETEEATETA; this is encoded by the coding sequence ATTCAGAGAATTCAGTGGAATGCAATTCCAAGAACACCTGGTAAGAAAAGTGAGGTAAAAGAATACAGAAAAAAAGGATATATTCCTGTTGAGATTTACGGAAAAGGTCATGAAAATGCCCACGCATATATATACTGGAAAGATTTGGCAGACAGACCTTCTGGGATGTTTTTGATTGACCTGAAAATAGAAGGAGAAGAAGAGCCTAAAGTATGTATCTTAAAAGATATCCAGTATAACTATCTTGGTGATCAGCCTATACATGTTGACCTTTATGAGGTAACTTTTGGAGTCGAACTTGACGTTGAAGTTCCTGTTGAACTGGTTGGAAAACCAAAAGGACTTGAGGTTGGTGGAATATTAGAAAAACCACTTCATACAATAATAGTTAGAACTGTTCCAAGAAAAATACCAGAAAAGATTACTGTGGATGTGTCTAATCTTGATGTAGGAGACGTTCTCCACGTCAGAGATATAACCCCTCCAGAAGGAGTAAAAATAATGACCCCTGGAGATGAGGTTGTTGCTGTCGTTCTTGAACCAGAAGTTGAAGAAGTGATTGAAGAAGAAACGGAAGAAGCAACAGAAACTGCATAA